One genomic segment of Bradyrhizobium prioriisuperbiae includes these proteins:
- a CDS encoding DUF2778 domain-containing protein produces the protein MTDGVATLGHFPADDRGRVSRKTLPFIVLGVAAFAFGTAMGVWNSASDDAAVDEAAIESTDTAPATTASFGESRIAKSFGALAPRANTVAKTIARPAAAKYPYVALFFDPGFARGSAVAFSQTAPVTPDYPLSPKTTMARNQKVRVPNVDISLASIPEPDTLLPLPAQPAPQLALSVPMPRSRPADMRLPASDGPSRQDVAKEIAQLNNKTSVVATLSPDKRTLLQKLFGQPETGPVLAYAGPDGGILSNGDSATPGKLPSLDQQTAVYDISARTVYMPDGSKLEAHSGLGSLLDDPQHVHVRMRGATPPALYDLTMRERLFHGVQALRLSPVGSDVFGRTGLLAHTYMLGPNGDSNGCVSFKNYETFLRAYQNGKVKRLAVVARLS, from the coding sequence ATGACGGACGGGGTGGCTACACTGGGACATTTTCCGGCAGACGATCGGGGTCGTGTCTCTCGGAAAACTCTTCCCTTCATCGTGCTTGGTGTGGCCGCGTTCGCATTCGGCACTGCGATGGGCGTGTGGAACTCCGCCTCCGATGATGCCGCCGTCGACGAGGCCGCGATCGAAAGCACCGATACCGCGCCCGCCACCACCGCCAGCTTCGGTGAATCCCGTATCGCCAAAAGCTTCGGCGCCCTGGCGCCCCGCGCCAACACGGTTGCAAAGACAATCGCAAGGCCGGCTGCCGCCAAATATCCCTATGTCGCGCTGTTCTTCGATCCCGGCTTTGCCAGGGGATCCGCGGTCGCGTTCTCGCAGACAGCTCCGGTGACGCCGGACTATCCGCTGAGTCCGAAGACGACCATGGCCCGGAATCAGAAGGTCCGGGTGCCCAATGTCGACATTTCGCTGGCCAGCATTCCGGAGCCGGATACGCTCTTGCCGCTGCCGGCCCAGCCGGCGCCGCAACTGGCGCTGAGCGTTCCGATGCCGCGCTCGCGTCCCGCCGACATGCGGCTGCCGGCGAGTGACGGACCGTCGCGCCAGGACGTCGCCAAAGAGATTGCGCAGCTGAACAACAAGACCTCCGTGGTCGCCACGTTGTCGCCGGACAAGCGCACCCTGCTGCAGAAACTGTTCGGCCAGCCGGAGACGGGTCCCGTGCTCGCTTACGCCGGCCCTGATGGCGGCATCCTGTCCAACGGCGACAGCGCCACGCCCGGAAAATTGCCGTCGCTGGATCAGCAGACCGCCGTCTACGATATCTCCGCGCGCACCGTATACATGCCCGACGGCAGCAAACTCGAAGCGCATTCCGGGCTCGGCAGCCTGTTGGACGATCCGCAACACGTGCATGTCCGCATGCGCGGCGCCACGCCGCCCGCGCTCTATGACCTGACCATGCGCGAGCGGCTGTTCCACGGCGTGCAGGCGTTGCGTCTGAGCCCGGTCGGCAGCGACGTGTTCGGGCGCACGGGCCTTCTTGCCCACACCTACATGCTCGGCCCGAACGGCGACTCCAACGGCTGCGTGTCGTTCAAGAACTACGAGACCTTCCTGCGCGCCTACCAGAACGGCAAGGTGAAGCGCCTGGCCGTGGTGGCGCGGCTCAGCTGA
- a CDS encoding antibiotic biosynthesis monooxygenase, with protein sequence MIVTLFRSRLNPDVLEDYAPMAKRMSELAQTIPGYISHKGFVAEDGERVTVVEFETESALREWSLHAEHAQAKRRGIESFFSNYRVQVCNVIRDRAWTATSKRDTP encoded by the coding sequence ATGATCGTGACGTTGTTTCGTTCCAGGCTGAACCCGGATGTCCTGGAAGATTATGCCCCGATGGCCAAGCGAATGAGCGAACTGGCGCAGACAATTCCAGGCTACATTTCCCATAAGGGTTTTGTTGCGGAGGACGGCGAGCGCGTGACGGTCGTCGAGTTCGAGACGGAGAGCGCGCTGCGTGAATGGAGCCTTCACGCCGAGCATGCGCAAGCCAAGCGACGCGGCATCGAAAGCTTCTTCAGCAACTACCGGGTGCAGGTTTGCAATGTCATCCGCGATCGCGCCTGGACTGCCACATCGAAACGCGACACCCCATGA
- a CDS encoding DUF1127 domain-containing protein, with product MEARLLFVHRSDQSPPNPCALSPEEWTVWKAGVIRRARAEQAAAIRNAFGGWTAILIRAVRRKLRGWRRQRCERRAAAELHALGDLELKDIAVSRSEIDARVRERPGSQFTDSRQPIAKQHDKGDVVYDRDVVSFQAEPGCPGRLCPDGQANERTGADNSRLHFP from the coding sequence ATGGAGGCCCGCTTGCTGTTCGTGCATCGCTCCGATCAGAGTCCGCCGAATCCCTGCGCGCTGTCGCCGGAGGAATGGACCGTGTGGAAGGCGGGCGTGATCAGGCGCGCCCGCGCCGAGCAGGCAGCGGCGATCCGCAACGCATTCGGCGGATGGACCGCGATCCTGATCCGCGCGGTGCGGCGCAAGTTGCGCGGCTGGCGCCGCCAGCGCTGCGAACGGCGCGCGGCTGCCGAACTGCACGCATTGGGCGACCTGGAACTGAAGGATATTGCGGTGAGCCGCTCGGAAATCGATGCGCGGGTGCGCGAGCGACCGGGCAGCCAATTCACCGACAGCCGCCAGCCGATCGCCAAACAGCATGACAAAGGAGACGTGGTCTATGATCGTGACGTTGTTTCGTTCCAGGCTGAACCCGGATGTCCTGGAAGATTATGCCCCGATGGCCAAGCGAATGAGCGAACTGGCGCAGACAATTCCAGGCTACATTTCCCATAA
- a CDS encoding LysR family transcriptional regulator, producing the protein MDLAALKIFVAVVREGSVTGAAKRLHRVQSNVTTRIRQLEQDLGVALFIREGKRLHLAPEGQLLLDYADRLLALADEARAAMQDPRPRGVLRLGSMESTAAVRLPEPLNRYHQLYPDVTLELHIGNPQVLGSAILAGELDAALVAEPIADGPFDKVAVFEEEPVIVAAAGRSGRKDALPRTMIAFEPGCPHRARLENWFAQRGEMPERIIELGSYHAMLGCVAAGMGIALLPKSVLATFPDNMRLQVHKLPQGENRVDTVMIWRKGGGSPKILALQKVLSEGKPAGRGGRRKTQGV; encoded by the coding sequence ATGGATCTGGCAGCGTTGAAAATATTCGTCGCCGTGGTGCGCGAGGGCAGCGTGACCGGCGCGGCGAAGCGCCTGCATCGCGTGCAGTCCAACGTCACCACGCGGATCCGCCAGCTCGAGCAGGATCTCGGCGTTGCGTTGTTCATCCGGGAGGGCAAGCGGCTGCATCTGGCACCCGAAGGGCAATTGCTGCTCGACTATGCGGACCGGCTGCTGGCGCTGGCGGATGAGGCGCGTGCGGCGATGCAGGATCCGCGGCCGCGCGGCGTGCTGCGGCTCGGCTCCATGGAAAGCACCGCGGCGGTGCGGCTGCCAGAGCCGCTCAACCGCTACCACCAGCTTTATCCCGATGTGACGCTCGAACTGCACATCGGCAATCCGCAAGTGCTGGGGTCGGCGATCCTCGCCGGAGAACTCGACGCCGCGCTGGTGGCGGAGCCGATTGCCGACGGGCCGTTCGACAAGGTCGCGGTGTTCGAGGAGGAGCCGGTGATCGTCGCGGCGGCCGGCCGATCCGGCCGCAAGGATGCGCTGCCGCGCACCATGATCGCCTTCGAGCCCGGCTGCCCGCACCGCGCGCGGCTGGAGAACTGGTTCGCCCAGCGCGGCGAGATGCCAGAGCGCATCATCGAGCTGGGCTCCTATCACGCGATGTTGGGTTGCGTGGCCGCGGGAATGGGCATCGCCTTGCTGCCGAAAAGCGTGCTCGCCACGTTTCCGGACAATATGCGGCTGCAGGTTCACAAGCTGCCGCAGGGAGAAAACCGTGTCGACACTGTGATGATCTGGCGCAAGGGTGGGGGCTCGCCGAAGATTCTTGCGCTGCAGAAGGTCTTGAGCGAGGGAAAACCGGCCGGGCGTGGTGGCCGCCGAAAGACCCAGGGGGTTTGA